A stretch of the Paracoccus albus genome encodes the following:
- a CDS encoding transketolase family protein translates to MNAPKSPNSWQYRGLNAANPGLDHLSNGLIDLVKAGNNVVAGSADLQYSNGLNRFAAAYPDRYISFGISEQNMVSVAAGIATTGVTPFIATFSSFLGLLACEQIRMDVAYSAQRVRLVGHHTGISLGFYGTSHHATEDIGTMRSIADLTIVSPSDGAQLEAAIRASADWDQPIYFRIGRGRDPVVYEGGTDFRFGKAHTHSLGEELNIIACGITVHPALEAAAQMNRAGRSVGVIDMASIKPLDRDAVLQAAESAHRLMTVEEHNVLGGLGSAVAEVLADEGKGVRLKRHGIYDEYVLIAPPTHLYEHYKLDTAGIRETAETFLAGG, encoded by the coding sequence ATGAACGCCCCAAAATCCCCGAATTCGTGGCAATATCGCGGCCTGAACGCGGCCAATCCCGGCCTCGACCATCTGTCGAACGGGCTGATCGACCTGGTGAAGGCAGGCAATAACGTCGTCGCAGGCTCTGCCGATCTGCAATATTCGAACGGGCTGAACCGCTTCGCTGCAGCCTATCCCGACCGCTACATCTCTTTCGGCATATCGGAACAGAACATGGTTTCCGTCGCCGCAGGCATAGCGACAACCGGCGTGACCCCCTTTATCGCCACCTTCTCTTCCTTCCTTGGCCTGCTGGCCTGCGAACAGATCCGCATGGACGTCGCCTATTCCGCGCAACGCGTGCGGCTTGTCGGCCATCACACCGGCATCTCGCTTGGCTTCTACGGCACCTCGCATCACGCGACTGAGGATATCGGGACCATGCGTTCCATCGCGGACCTGACCATCGTCTCGCCCAGCGACGGCGCCCAGCTGGAGGCCGCGATCCGCGCCTCTGCCGATTGGGATCAGCCGATCTATTTCCGCATCGGGCGCGGGCGTGATCCGGTCGTCTATGAGGGCGGCACCGATTTTCGCTTCGGCAAGGCCCATACCCATTCCCTCGGGGAAGAGCTGAACATCATCGCCTGCGGCATCACAGTCCACCCCGCGCTAGAGGCAGCGGCGCAGATGAACAGGGCCGGGCGTTCGGTCGGCGTAATCGACATGGCGTCGATCAAACCGCTTGACCGCGATGCGGTGCTGCAAGCCGCCGAAAGCGCACACCGCCTCATGACGGTAGAGGAACATAACGTTCTCGGCGGTCTCGGCTCTGCCGTGGCAGAGGTGCTGGCCGATGAAGGCAAGGGTGTCCGCCTGAAACGGCACGGGATATATGATGAATACGTCCTGATCGCGCCGCCAACCCATCTGTATGAGCACTATAAGCTGGACAC
- a CDS encoding GntR family transcriptional regulator, protein MQATENEWIKPIQRQNLSELAYSNLRAALMEGRMKPGDDLPLRPISRSFGISATPMREALLRLVTERALEMDGRGRISVPHLTRAALMEIRMIRNHLEGNAARVAAQSATPAGIDALEQVHRELVTAQDAEDFPRAIGLNTQFHLKLCEIADLPVSYEVVSNLWVRCGPILSHLYDAGVPPNWDPHPHMLVVEAIRGNDPDAAYSALTRDIEHGGAGLLAHVVDEATDHPAPPE, encoded by the coding sequence GTGCAGGCGACTGAAAACGAATGGATAAAGCCGATCCAGCGGCAAAATCTCAGCGAGCTGGCCTATAGCAATTTGCGCGCGGCACTGATGGAAGGGCGGATGAAACCGGGCGATGACCTGCCGCTTCGTCCGATTTCCAGAAGCTTTGGAATCAGCGCCACCCCGATGAGAGAGGCGCTTTTGCGGCTGGTGACCGAACGCGCGCTTGAGATGGACGGTCGCGGGCGCATATCCGTGCCGCATCTGACCCGCGCGGCACTGATGGAAATCAGGATGATCCGAAACCACCTTGAAGGTAACGCGGCGCGTGTCGCCGCCCAAAGCGCGACCCCGGCGGGCATCGACGCGCTTGAACAGGTTCATCGAGAGCTTGTCACCGCGCAGGATGCCGAGGATTTTCCCCGCGCCATCGGGCTGAACACGCAATTTCATCTCAAGCTCTGCGAAATCGCTGACCTGCCGGTGTCCTATGAAGTGGTGTCGAACCTCTGGGTGCGCTGCGGTCCGATCCTTTCGCATCTTTACGATGCCGGCGTGCCGCCGAACTGGGACCCGCATCCGCATATGCTTGTGGTCGAGGCGATCCGCGGCAACGATCCGGATGCGGCCTACAGCGCACTGACGCGGGACATCGAACATGGCGGGGCCGGCTTGCTGGCGCATGTTGTTGATGAGGCGACCGATCATCCCGCGCCACCTGAATAG
- a CDS encoding branched-chain amino acid ABC transporter ATP-binding protein/permease gives MSISDTEPRVTQKDRRWGWGQVVFGLLVASLLVVPLLINNAFVSHIFVTICLFAALSTAWNIVGGFAGQMSLGHAVFYGIGGYVGVMLFNMGVTPWLGMFAGAAVAAIVGMIISYPCFRLKGPFYTLASIAFLEVFRVLALHFGEFTGGATGLMIELKLGWTWMVFRERWPSLLIIFGMLLFTLAVSWVVRRSRLGFYLVATRERESAARAAGVRTVQVRLIAVAISSALCAMLGTFHAMYLTFIEPASMFGLAFSIQIAMFALIGGIGTVPGPLLGAALLVPITEWARASLGASAIGLHGFVYGLVLILFVLFMPNGIMGLLKRLTAHRAAASDEEVAQTQTDPVAAPVADAREVTPPSPDRPGIGDDILRVENLNKHFGGLHVTKDVSFTLREGEVLGLIGPNGAGKTTLFNMFSGFLSPDEGKVSMRGPDGQWHTPTNPADFAALGLGRTFQIVQPFAAMTVEENIMVGAFYRHHDEKDAREAARETAWRMGLGPLLKNEARGLTIGGLKRLEVARVMAMEPRVLLLDEVMAGINQADVRRAVDLMLSIRDSGVSIIAIEHVMQAVMSLSDRVIVLASGEVIAEGTPQQVVQDEHVIEAYLGKEFADAHT, from the coding sequence ATGAGCATCAGTGACACAGAACCGCGCGTGACGCAGAAAGACCGTAGATGGGGCTGGGGGCAGGTGGTCTTCGGCCTGCTGGTGGCGTCGCTGCTGGTGGTCCCGCTTCTGATCAACAATGCCTTCGTCTCGCATATCTTCGTGACCATCTGCCTGTTCGCAGCCCTTTCCACCGCGTGGAACATCGTTGGTGGATTTGCGGGGCAGATGTCGCTTGGACATGCGGTGTTCTATGGCATCGGCGGCTATGTCGGGGTGATGCTGTTCAATATGGGTGTCACGCCTTGGCTGGGCATGTTCGCGGGCGCGGCCGTTGCTGCCATCGTGGGCATGATTATCTCTTACCCCTGCTTCCGGCTGAAAGGTCCGTTCTACACGCTGGCATCCATCGCCTTTCTGGAGGTGTTCCGGGTGCTTGCGTTGCATTTCGGTGAGTTCACCGGCGGTGCGACGGGGCTGATGATAGAGCTGAAGCTGGGCTGGACCTGGATGGTGTTTCGCGAACGCTGGCCCTCGCTGCTGATTATTTTCGGTATGCTGCTGTTCACACTTGCTGTTTCGTGGGTGGTGCGCCGTTCACGTCTGGGCTTTTATCTGGTCGCCACGCGCGAACGGGAATCTGCCGCCCGCGCCGCTGGCGTGCGCACGGTTCAGGTCCGGCTGATCGCGGTCGCGATTTCCTCGGCGCTGTGTGCCATGCTGGGGACATTCCACGCCATGTATCTGACCTTTATCGAGCCCGCCTCGATGTTCGGTCTGGCCTTCTCGATCCAGATTGCCATGTTCGCGCTGATCGGTGGTATCGGCACTGTGCCCGGCCCGCTTCTGGGCGCCGCACTGCTGGTTCCGATCACGGAATGGGCGCGGGCCTCGCTTGGCGCATCGGCCATAGGGCTGCATGGTTTCGTCTATGGTCTGGTCCTGATCCTGTTCGTGCTGTTCATGCCGAACGGCATCATGGGTCTGCTCAAGCGGCTGACGGCGCATCGTGCTGCCGCCTCGGACGAGGAGGTTGCGCAAACGCAGACCGACCCTGTCGCCGCGCCCGTCGCGGACGCGCGGGAAGTCACGCCGCCATCGCCCGACCGGCCCGGCATCGGTGACGACATCCTGCGGGTGGAGAATCTGAACAAGCATTTCGGCGGTCTGCATGTGACCAAGGATGTCAGCTTCACCCTGCGCGAGGGAGAGGTTCTGGGCCTGATCGGCCCGAATGGCGCGGGCAAGACGACGCTGTTCAACATGTTCTCTGGCTTCCTGTCGCCGGATGAAGGCAAGGTCAGTATGCGCGGTCCTGACGGTCAGTGGCATACACCGACGAATCCGGCCGACTTCGCGGCGCTCGGACTTGGGCGCACCTTCCAGATCGTGCAGCCCTTTGCCGCCATGACGGTTGAGGAAAACATCATGGTCGGTGCGTTCTACCGTCACCATGATGAAAAGGACGCAAGGGAGGCCGCGCGCGAAACAGCCTGGCGGATGGGGCTTGGGCCGCTGCTGAAGAATGAGGCCCGCGGGCTGACCATCGGCGGTCTGAAGCGGCTGGAGGTCGCGCGCGTCATGGCGATGGAGCCGCGCGTTCTGCTGCTGGATGAGGTGATGGCCGGCATCAACCAGGCCGATGTGCGCCGCGCCGTCGATCTGATGCTGTCGATCCGTGACAGCGGCGTTTCGATCATCGCGATCGAACATGTCATGCAGGCGGTGATGTCGCTGTCCGACCGGGTGATCGTGCTCGCCTCGGGCGAGGTGATTGCAGAAGGCACGCCGCAACAGGTCGTCCAGGACGAACATGTGATCGAAGCCTATCTGGGCAAGGAGTTCGCCGATGCTCACACTTGA
- a CDS encoding ABC transporter substrate-binding protein, translating to MKTVNLLGTAALGFVLAAPALAEVKFGSLYPISGPLALLGEESARGLELAVEEINAAGGVQGEEVVLVKGDAVDNNQATGEARRLISLEGVKAIFGTYSSSRVIAASQVSELAGIPYFELGAVADEVTGRGFEYLFRTNPTAENMGEDVINMLVDSIAPGLGKDPAELKIGIIYEDSSYGTSVAGHQETNAEEKGLNVVLKSGYPANTVDMSSLVLELRDAGADVVLQTSYQNDSVLFLQQANEAGYQPLAIIGGGGGYSMQPTADAVGHDIIDGVYDVDFTQYAVNTEATPGLEEFVAAYEAKYNESPRSGHSLNNYVGAKAVLEAIGSGEGFEPDQIVEAVKATDIADGTTATGYGVQFGDTNQNERAFMLGMQWQDGKLVTVYPENAAVAEMRFATE from the coding sequence ATGAAAACTGTTAATCTGCTGGGCACCGCCGCGCTTGGGTTTGTGCTTGCCGCGCCGGCACTGGCCGAGGTGAAATTCGGATCGCTTTACCCGATCAGCGGACCGCTTGCCCTTCTGGGTGAAGAAAGCGCGCGCGGGCTGGAGCTGGCGGTAGAAGAAATCAACGCCGCAGGTGGCGTTCAGGGCGAAGAGGTCGTGCTGGTCAAGGGTGACGCGGTCGACAACAACCAGGCGACCGGCGAGGCGCGGCGCCTGATCTCTCTGGAAGGGGTCAAGGCGATTTTCGGCACCTATTCCTCGTCGCGGGTGATTGCCGCGTCGCAGGTGTCGGAACTGGCCGGTATTCCGTATTTCGAGCTGGGCGCGGTCGCGGATGAGGTGACGGGCCGGGGCTTCGAATATCTGTTCCGCACCAATCCGACCGCCGAAAACATGGGCGAGGATGTCATCAATATGCTGGTCGACAGCATCGCGCCCGGCCTTGGCAAAGACCCGGCAGAGCTGAAGATCGGCATCATCTACGAAGACAGTTCCTATGGAACCTCGGTCGCGGGCCACCAGGAAACGAATGCCGAAGAAAAGGGCCTGAACGTCGTGCTGAAGTCGGGCTATCCGGCCAACACGGTGGATATGTCTTCGCTGGTTCTGGAACTGCGCGATGCGGGCGCGGATGTGGTGCTGCAGACCTCGTATCAGAACGACTCGGTCCTGTTCCTGCAGCAGGCGAATGAGGCCGGCTATCAACCGTTGGCGATCATCGGCGGCGGCGGCGGCTATTCCATGCAGCCGACGGCTGATGCGGTGGGTCACGACATCATTGACGGCGTCTATGACGTGGACTTCACCCAATACGCCGTGAACACCGAAGCGACACCGGGTCTGGAGGAGTTCGTTGCCGCCTATGAGGCAAAATACAACGAATCCCCGCGGTCGGGCCATTCGCTGAACAACTATGTCGGTGCGAAGGCCGTGCTGGAGGCGATTGGCAGCGGCGAGGGCTTTGAGCCCGATCAGATCGTCGAGGCGGTGAAAGCCACCGACATTGCGGACGGGACGACGGCCACCGGCTATGGCGTGCAGTTCGGTGATACGAACCAGAACGAACGCGCGTTCATGCTGGGGATGCAGTGGCAGGATGGCAAGCTTGTCACCGTCTATCCCGAAAACGCGGCGGTCGCCGAAATGCGCTTCGCGACCGAATAG
- a CDS encoding acetolactate synthase catalytic subunit, with amino-acid sequence MDDRQAGSNRTGAHILAGALQRHGIDKVFGQSIPSALFLAAPDYGISQVGYRTENAGAAMADAFARVSGRVAVVTAQNGPAATLLVPGLAEALKASIPVVAIVQDVHRQQTDKNAFQELDHLALFGGVAKWVRRVTDIGRIDDYVDMAITNATTGRSGPAVLLVPVDILDELEQALPQTGRQASLGTYPLDPTAPDPARIHEAAALLAAAERPLVIAGGGLHSSGGYAALSALQEIGFPVATTVMGKGAVDETHPLSLGVVGYFMGPGAKAEAFAPMVRDADVILLVGNRTNQNGTDSWQLYPRDARYIQIDIDGAEIGRNYEALRLTGDARLGLEALVAALRAMDAGKRQSARASLEARISDGKAAAEEKRHATAGSDAAPLRPERVVAEIDAALTPDSIVVADASYSSIWVGDGITIRQAGQRVITPRGLAGLGWGLPFALGAKVARPDADVFCLTGDGGFAHVWGEMETAKRMGLPVIVVVLNNQILGYQKHAELSIFGAHTDVVHFQPVDHAAIARACGVNGVRVERAQDLAGAIEDARRADVMTVIDVVTDERAYPPVTSFTGKQALNY; translated from the coding sequence ATGGATGATCGGCAGGCAGGATCGAACCGGACCGGCGCACATATCCTTGCGGGTGCCTTGCAGCGGCACGGAATAGATAAGGTGTTCGGCCAGTCTATTCCTTCAGCCTTGTTCCTTGCCGCCCCGGATTACGGAATCTCGCAGGTCGGCTATCGCACCGAGAACGCCGGTGCCGCGATGGCGGATGCATTCGCGCGGGTGTCGGGACGTGTCGCTGTGGTGACTGCGCAGAACGGGCCGGCGGCAACCCTGCTGGTGCCCGGTCTGGCAGAAGCGCTGAAGGCATCCATTCCGGTGGTCGCCATCGTGCAGGATGTGCACAGGCAGCAGACCGACAAGAACGCCTTTCAGGAACTGGACCATCTGGCCCTGTTTGGCGGTGTCGCGAAATGGGTCCGCCGCGTGACGGATATCGGCCGGATCGACGATTACGTCGACATGGCGATCACCAATGCCACGACGGGCCGGTCCGGTCCTGCGGTGCTGCTGGTGCCGGTGGATATTCTTGATGAGCTGGAACAGGCGCTGCCGCAGACGGGGCGGCAGGCATCGCTTGGCACCTATCCGCTTGATCCGACCGCGCCCGATCCGGCCCGCATTCATGAGGCTGCCGCATTGCTTGCCGCGGCGGAGCGACCGCTGGTGATTGCAGGCGGCGGGCTGCACAGCTCTGGCGGATATGCGGCTCTTTCCGCACTACAGGAGATTGGCTTTCCGGTCGCGACGACAGTGATGGGCAAGGGCGCGGTCGATGAGACGCATCCCTTGTCGCTTGGCGTTGTGGGCTATTTCATGGGGCCGGGCGCGAAGGCAGAAGCATTTGCGCCGATGGTGCGCGACGCCGATGTGATCCTGCTGGTCGGCAACCGGACGAACCAGAACGGCACCGATAGCTGGCAGCTATATCCGAGGGATGCGCGCTATATCCAGATAGACATTGATGGGGCAGAGATCGGCCGCAACTATGAGGCGCTGCGCCTGACTGGTGACGCAAGGCTGGGGCTTGAAGCTCTGGTCGCAGCGCTGAGGGCGATGGATGCGGGCAAGCGGCAGTCTGCGCGTGCATCTCTTGAAGCGCGCATCTCGGATGGAAAAGCCGCGGCCGAGGAGAAGCGCCATGCCACCGCTGGTTCTGACGCGGCACCCCTGCGGCCGGAGCGTGTGGTGGCCGAGATCGACGCGGCGCTGACGCCGGACAGTATCGTCGTGGCCGATGCATCTTACTCTTCGATCTGGGTGGGGGATGGGATCACCATCCGGCAGGCCGGGCAGCGGGTGATTACCCCGCGCGGTTTGGCCGGGCTTGGCTGGGGATTGCCCTTTGCGCTTGGTGCCAAGGTCGCGCGTCCCGATGCGGATGTATTCTGCCTGACCGGCGACGGTGGCTTCGCCCATGTCTGGGGAGAGATGGAGACCGCGAAGCGCATGGGCCTGCCGGTCATTGTCGTCGTGCTGAACAACCAGATCCTCGGCTATCAGAAACACGCCGAACTGAGCATTTTCGGTGCACATACCGATGTGGTTCATTTTCAGCCGGTCGATCACGCAGCGATTGCACGCGCCTGCGGTGTGAACGGCGTCCGCGTCGAACGCGCGCAGGATCTGGCGGGTGCAATCGAAGATGCGCGACGCGCCGATGTGATGACGGTGATCGACGTGGTGACCGATGAACGCGCCTATCCGCCTGTCACCAGCTTCACGGGGAAACAGGCACTCAACTACTGA
- a CDS encoding glycerol dehydrogenase, whose protein sequence is MSAIERSRAGMIVFGSPSRYVQGPGALAGIGTEVARLGDSAVCVIDAALMKPHGDKLSDSCREAGVAARLLPFGGECTEGEVTRLAADAGQGVQIVIGFGGGKCIDAGKAVAHQLGAKVVTVPGIASTDAPTSHNYVLYAEDHSLLEVRKLPRNPDLVIVDTAIIAAAPRQFFVAGIGDAIGKCHEVRCCAEAGGRNIFGASPAWSSVALADACHDVLRRFASDALAAVDRGSPDPALERVTEAVVLMSGLAFESGGLSVAHSMTRGLTAVAPWSQAMHGLQVAYANIVQMRAQGADEAEIDDFAGFSRDLGLPVSLFDLGGRQATDAEIATIAELTMRSPHIGHLPRVLDLAGLKGAIRWVEDRYSGGAG, encoded by the coding sequence GTGAGCGCCATCGAACGCAGCAGGGCAGGCATGATCGTTTTCGGTTCTCCTTCCAGATATGTTCAGGGCCCCGGCGCTTTGGCTGGCATCGGGACAGAGGTCGCGCGGCTTGGTGATTCAGCGGTTTGCGTGATCGACGCGGCCCTGATGAAGCCGCATGGCGATAAGCTGAGCGATTCCTGCCGGGAAGCGGGCGTGGCTGCGCGTCTGCTGCCTTTCGGTGGGGAATGCACCGAGGGAGAAGTGACGCGGCTTGCTGCGGATGCGGGGCAGGGGGTGCAGATTGTCATAGGCTTTGGCGGCGGCAAATGCATCGATGCCGGAAAGGCCGTGGCCCATCAGCTTGGCGCAAAGGTAGTGACGGTTCCGGGCATTGCATCGACCGATGCGCCAACGTCGCATAACTATGTCCTCTATGCCGAGGATCACAGCTTGCTGGAAGTTCGCAAGCTGCCCCGCAATCCGGATCTGGTCATCGTCGATACGGCCATTATCGCTGCCGCCCCGCGTCAGTTCTTTGTGGCGGGTATTGGTGATGCGATCGGCAAGTGCCATGAAGTCCGCTGCTGTGCCGAGGCTGGCGGACGAAACATCTTCGGGGCAAGCCCGGCATGGTCATCGGTCGCGCTTGCCGATGCCTGCCATGATGTGCTGCGCCGTTTCGCCAGCGATGCCCTGGCGGCGGTCGACCGGGGCAGTCCCGATCCGGCACTGGAACGGGTGACAGAGGCTGTCGTGCTGATGAGTGGGCTGGCCTTTGAAAGCGGCGGTCTGTCGGTCGCACATTCGATGACGCGCGGGCTGACAGCGGTGGCGCCGTGGTCACAGGCGATGCACGGGCTTCAGGTGGCTTACGCGAATATTGTGCAGATGCGGGCGCAGGGCGCCGATGAAGCAGAGATAGACGATTTCGCTGGTTTCAGCCGCGATCTGGGGCTGCCGGTGAGCCTGTTCGATCTGGGCGGGCGGCAGGCAACTGACGCGGAAATCGCCACGATCGCCGAGCTGACGATGCGGTCGCCACATATCGGCCATCTGCCGAGGGTTCTCGATCTGGCGGGGCTGAAGGGGGCCATCAGGTGGGTCGAGGATCGCTATTCAGGTGGCGCGGGATGA
- a CDS encoding branched-chain amino acid ABC transporter permease, with protein sequence MTTFLQVLLNGIMLGGLFAIVAIGLTLIFGIVKVVNFAHGEFLMAGMFATWMIVTRLGLHPYAAVIIVVPMLFILGALTQRLLIQPLMGADDDHVQIFATVGLSTAMINLALLIFGADIANTPNFGLRTPIDLGPVRLLTGQLYIFIAAILLVIGLELFLKRSQTGRAIRAVAQHRGAAELMGVNVPRIYILSFGLGAACVGLAAVMIAPLYPTSSNIGTYFVLTAFVVVVLGGLGSIPGAFFGALIIGIIDAMSGFYIGSDLREAVVFGIFLIILILKPSGLFGSRMSLSHLS encoded by the coding sequence ATGACGACGTTTCTTCAGGTATTACTGAACGGCATCATGCTTGGCGGGCTTTTTGCCATCGTGGCGATTGGCCTGACGCTGATTTTCGGGATCGTGAAGGTCGTGAACTTCGCACATGGCGAATTCCTCATGGCCGGGATGTTCGCGACGTGGATGATTGTCACCAGGCTTGGGCTGCACCCCTATGCTGCGGTGATTATCGTTGTGCCCATGTTGTTCATTCTGGGTGCGCTGACGCAGCGGCTGCTGATCCAGCCGCTGATGGGCGCCGATGACGATCATGTTCAGATTTTCGCCACGGTCGGGCTGTCGACGGCGATGATAAACCTGGCGCTGCTTATCTTTGGTGCCGATATCGCCAATACACCCAATTTCGGATTGCGCACACCGATTGACCTTGGCCCCGTGCGGCTGCTGACCGGACAGCTTTACATCTTCATCGCCGCGATCCTGCTGGTTATCGGGCTGGAGCTGTTTCTCAAGCGCAGCCAGACCGGCCGCGCGATCCGCGCTGTCGCCCAGCACCGCGGCGCCGCAGAGCTGATGGGTGTGAACGTGCCGCGCATCTATATCCTCAGCTTCGGGCTGGGCGCGGCCTGTGTCGGGCTGGCGGCGGTGATGATTGCGCCGCTTTACCCGACCTCGTCCAATATCGGGACATATTTCGTGCTGACGGCCTTTGTCGTCGTGGTGCTTGGCGGGCTCGGCTCTATCCCGGGTGCGTTTTTCGGCGCGCTGATCATCGGGATCATTGACGCGATGTCGGGCTTTTATATCGGGTCCGACCTGCGCGAGGCCGTGGTGTTCGGCATCTTCCTGATCATCCTGATCCTGAAACCGTCCGGGCTGTTCGGCAGCCGGATGTCCCTGTCGCATCTGTCCTGA
- a CDS encoding transketolase, which translates to MTSASTSAGHIGNDYSPDTETVARLRDRAQFIRLETIRLIEIAKTGHYSSVFSAAEMFAALYYDVMKLRPGQPDWDGRDRFTIGKGHAAVGLFPIYADLDFFPTEWLDDYTRLGSPLGDHPDMRKVPGVDFSSGSIGHALSNAIGIALAQRWTGKDYKVFCMMGDGEMQEGQVWEAALFAAHNRLSNLIAIVDRNGFQLDGRVDDVMNIEPLADKWRAFGWQVHEVDGHDLSAVTELMRRLRADDTRTSPALVISKTLKGKGVEYMETEPGWHLGWLDPTDAEDAIAEIKSKVI; encoded by the coding sequence ATGACATCCGCCAGCACTTCCGCAGGCCATATCGGCAATGATTACTCGCCCGATACTGAAACAGTTGCGCGGTTGCGCGACCGCGCGCAGTTCATTCGTCTGGAAACGATTCGCCTGATCGAAATCGCCAAGACCGGGCATTACAGCTCTGTCTTTTCCGCGGCAGAGATGTTCGCGGCGCTTTATTACGACGTCATGAAACTTCGCCCCGGCCAGCCGGATTGGGACGGGCGCGACCGCTTCACCATCGGCAAGGGTCATGCCGCTGTCGGCCTGTTCCCCATCTATGCCGATCTGGATTTCTTCCCGACCGAGTGGCTGGACGATTACACCCGCCTTGGCAGTCCGCTTGGCGATCACCCCGACATGCGCAAGGTGCCGGGCGTCGATTTCTCATCCGGTTCCATCGGCCACGCGTTGTCAAACGCCATCGGTATCGCATTGGCGCAACGCTGGACCGGCAAGGATTACAAGGTGTTCTGCATGATGGGCGACGGCGAAATGCAGGAAGGCCAGGTCTGGGAGGCCGCCCTTTTCGCCGCCCATAACCGGCTGTCGAACCTGATCGCCATCGTTGACCGCAACGGGTTTCAATTGGATGGGCGCGTCGATGATGTCATGAACATCGAACCGCTTGCCGACAAATGGCGCGCCTTCGGCTGGCAGGTGCATGAGGTCGACGGCCATGACCTTTCTGCAGTGACCGAACTGATGCGCCGCCTGCGCGCGGATGACACGCGCACCTCCCCTGCCCTCGTCATTTCGAAGACGCTGAAGGGCAAAGGTGTAGAATACATGGAGACCGAGCCGGGCTGGCACCTGGGCTGGCTGGACCCCACCGATGCCGAAGACGCCATTGCCGAAATAAAATCCAAGGTGATCTAG
- a CDS encoding NAD(P)H-quinone oxidoreductase, with product MNVPATLSVIAARPGGPEVLELVRRELPPPGPGEMRVRVHAAGINRPDAMQREGNYNPPPGVTDVLGLELAGEVTELGPDVTRFAPGDRVMALVAGGAYAEEAIVQADVCIRVPDGLSMIEAGGIPETYFTVWSNLFQRAGLKQGETVLLHGGTSGIGVTATLLARAIGARMITTCGSDEKCRASVELGASDSINYKTQDFVKVGRDLTDGKGPDVIVDMVGGSYMQRNLDLIAEDGRIAQIAFQQGSQADLNMGPLLFKRLTLTGSTLRARPIAMKAALTQAVEQQVLPLILEKDARPVIDSVFRLEDVQDAHARLEASAHTGKIILKTAACEEG from the coding sequence ATGAATGTTCCAGCAACACTGTCAGTCATCGCAGCACGCCCCGGCGGGCCCGAGGTGCTGGAACTGGTGCGCCGCGAACTGCCGCCGCCCGGACCGGGTGAGATGCGGGTGCGGGTCCATGCTGCCGGGATCAACCGCCCCGATGCCATGCAGCGTGAGGGCAATTACAACCCGCCGCCCGGTGTCACGGACGTTCTTGGGCTGGAGCTTGCCGGAGAGGTGACGGAACTCGGGCCGGACGTCACCCGCTTTGCCCCCGGTGATCGTGTCATGGCGCTTGTCGCGGGCGGTGCCTATGCAGAGGAAGCCATCGTGCAGGCCGACGTCTGTATCCGCGTGCCCGACGGGCTGTCGATGATCGAGGCGGGCGGCATTCCCGAAACCTATTTCACGGTGTGGAGCAACCTGTTCCAGCGTGCCGGCCTGAAGCAGGGCGAAACTGTTCTGCTGCACGGTGGCACATCCGGGATTGGTGTAACGGCAACGCTGCTGGCCCGCGCGATTGGTGCGCGGATGATCACCACCTGTGGCTCTGATGAAAAATGCCGCGCATCGGTTGAACTCGGCGCGTCGGATTCGATCAATTACAAGACACAGGACTTTGTGAAGGTTGGGCGCGACCTGACGGACGGCAAAGGGCCGGATGTGATCGTCGATATGGTCGGCGGATCGTATATGCAGCGCAATCTGGACCTGATCGCCGAAGATGGGCGGATTGCCCAGATCGCCTTTCAGCAGGGCTCGCAGGCGGATCTGAATATGGGGCCGCTGCTCTTCAAGCGGCTGACGCTGACGGGTTCGACACTTCGGGCAAGGCCGATTGCGATGAAGGCGGCACTGACCCAGGCGGTCGAGCAGCAGGTGCTGCCCCTGATCCTTGAAAAAGACGCGCGTCCTGTCATCGATTCCGTTTTCCGCCTGGAGGATGTGCAGGACGCCCATGCCCGGCTGGAGGCATCGGCCCATACCGGCAAGATCATCCTGAAGACCGCCGCCTGTGAGGAAGGATAA